From Candidatus Omnitrophota bacterium:
AGTCGAAAATAAATTCGGAGTGCTTGCGCGGGTAGCCGGGCTTTTTAGCGCCAGGGGCTATAATATTGCTTCCTTGGCAGTTAGTGAAACCCTTGATCCGGGGGTATCTTATATGACGATTGTGGTTGAAGCAAAGGATGAGAAAGTTTTAGAGCAGATTAATAAACAGTTGAATAAATTAATTGATGTAATTACGGTTACGGATTTTACTAAAAGAGAGTATATTGACCGTGAATTGGTTTTGGCAAAAATAAATTACACATCAAAAGATAAGCCTAAGCTTGAAGTAATTTTTAATAAGTTTGTAGGTAAAATCGTCCAACATAAAGCTGATACCGCAATTGTTGAAGCGGTTGGAGACCAGCATCAGATAAAAGCTCTTCTTGAGGAGCTGGGTAAATTCGGGATTAAGGAATTAGTCAGGACAGGAAAATTGGCAATTGAATAGTTATTTTTAATGTCATTGCGCATTACTGTCCAAATTATGTCATCCTGACCCTGAGCGTAGCGAAGGGGGAAGGATCTAGTTTTTTAGATTCTTCGTCGCTACCGCTCCTCAGAATGACACAATATTCAGAAGGGAGATTTAAAATGGCAAAGATTTATTATGATAAGGATGCAGATTTAAATTTATTAAAGGATAAAACTATAGCAATAATCGGTTACGGTATACAGGGACGTGGCCAATCATTGTGTTTGCGCGATTCAGGATTAAGGGTGGTAGTCTCTGAGATGGAAGGTACTCCTAATTTTGAACAAGCAAAAAAAGATGGATTTACTCCTGTTAGCGCAGCTGATGCAGCAAAGGCTGCGGACATCATTCAGATTCTTACACAGGATCATGTGCAGGCTAAAGTCTATAAGGAGTCAATCAAACCTAATTTAAAAAAAGGTAAAGCGCTTTGTTTTTCACATGGTTTTAACATCCGTTTTAAACAGATTAAGCCTCCGAAGAACGTAGATGTATTTATGGTTGCGCCTAAGGGGCCCGGAGCTTTAGTGAGAAAGATGTATGAAGAAGGCAAAGGTGTGCCTTCGTTAATTGCGATTTATCAGGATGCAACAGGACAGGCTAAGAATTTAGCCTTAGCTTATGCTTTAGCGCTTAAAGCAACTACCGCCGGAGTAATTGAGACGACTTTTGATGAAGAGACTGAAACTGACCTTTTTGGCGAGCAGGCAGTGCTTTGTGGAGGAGTCAGCGAACTAATTAAAGCAGGTTTTGATACTTTGATTGGTGCAGGCTATCAGCCGGAGATTGCTTATTTTGAAGTTCTGCACGAGTTAAAGCTAATTACTGACCTTATTCAGGAGCGTGGTATTTCCGGGATGCGCAGAGGTGTTTCAAATACTGCCTGCTACGGCGATTTAACCCGTGGGCCAAGGATCATCACGCAGAAAACACGTAAAGAAATGCAAAAGATTCTTAAGGAAATCAAGTCCGGAAAATTCGCCAGAGAGTGGATAAAGGAGAATGAAACCGGCCGTAAGAATTTTGATAGCTTGATTAAGGCAGGGGATGAACACTTAATCGAAAAAGTAGGGAAGCAATTAAGGGAGATGATGCCGTGGATGAAGAAATAATATATTTATAAGTTGGACAAATTATCAGTAGTATAAAAATTCTTTTAGTGGAGATTATGATTAGAAAGGGATTTACATTAGTAGAATTAATTGTCGTAATCATTATTGTTGGGATATTGGCTAGCATTGCTTTGACACAATATGCTAATATGGTTGAGTATGGTCGTGTTGCTGAAGCTAAAACGCGCTTAGGCTCGATGCGGCAAGCTGTATATGAATATTATTGGACTAATGGTTCGGTTGAAAGTATGCAAAATAGCGACGTAGGCGTTAGCGATACTTGTTCTTCTGATTCATATTATCGGTATAGAATATTTTTTTCAGTTCCGACGATTGCGCAACTTTGGGCTAGAAGATGTACTAGCGGAGGCAAAACGCCAGATAGTAGTTCTGGATATAGTATATGGTATGAGGTATCTCCTTCGGATGGTTATCAGAGGTGGCATTGTCAAAGAGGCAGTCCCCTTTCGGGATGTTTCGGTATGAATCAGTGAGTGTTGTTTTCTGTTACTTAAAGCAGTTGATTAGTATTCGATTAAAGAAGTGAGTATGAAACACGGGACCGTTTCTATTTTTCTAAATTTAGAAAAATAGAAACGGTCCCAAGATTCCAGTTAGGATTTTGAGTTTTTAATAGATATGGAAAAAATAATAATTTTTGACACAACTTTAAGGGACGGAGAGCAGGCGCCGGGAGCTTCCTTGAACTATAAAGAGAAGCTGGAGGTAGCTCGTGCGCTTAGCGACCTGGGGGTTGATGTAATTGAGGCAGGTTTTCCCATTTCCTCTAAGGGTGATTTTGCGGCAGTGCATGCAGTTGCAAAAACTATTAAATCCTCAATTATCTGTGGTTTGGCCCGCTCAATCAAGAAGGATATTGATGCGGCAGTTCAGGCAACCAGGCCTGCAAGGCGGGCACGTATCCACGTATTTTTGGCTACATCAAAGATACATATGCAGTATAAATTAAAAAAGGCCGAAGATGAGATCTTACGCCTTGCCGTGGAATCAGTCAGTTATGCTAAGAAATTCTGCCCCGATATTGAATTTTCTCCGGAGGATGCCTCGCGCACCGAAAAAGATTTTCTTTATCAGGTAGTTGAAGCGGTGATTAAAGCGGGAGCAACTACAGTTAATATCCCGGATACGGTAGGTTATACTGAGCCTGAGGAATATGGCCTCTTGATTCAGAAAATTAAAAATAATGTGCCTAACATTAATAAAGCGGTTATATCTGTGCACTGCCATAATGATTTGGGCCTGGCGGTTGCTAATTCATTATCGGCGGTTAAAAATGGCGCCCGCCAAGTCGAATGCACGATTAACGGAATAGGTGAGCGAGCGGGTAATGCTTCTCTCGAAGAGATAGTAATGAGTATAGATACCCGAAGAGATATTTATGCTGGATTGAAAACAGGTATAAACAAAAAAAATATTTATGGAACTTCTCGGCTGGTGAGTAAGCTCACTGGTTTTGTGGTTGCACCCAATAAAGCTATCGTCGGAGGCAATGCCTTCAGGCATGAATCCGGGATTCATCAGGATGGTATTCTTAAAGAGCGTTCTACTTATGAGATTATCCGCGGGGAAGATGTAGGTTTTAAAATAGAGGGGTTGGTTTTGGGAAAACATTCCGGCAGGCATGCTTTTAATGAGAGGCTAAAGAAAATAGGCCTACATTTAAATGAAGGCCAGGTAGATAAAGCTTTTAGCCGTTTTAAAGACTTATCCGATAAAAAGAAAGATATTTTTGACGATGATTTAAGAACTATCGTCGAGGATGAGATCCGCTTAATCAAGCCTGTCTGGAAATTGGATAGTTTTGAGGTTCATTCTGGGACTAAAATTAAGCCGGAAGCAAAAGTAATATTGATTAAAGGTGGAAAGAATATTTCTGGAGTTTCCTCTGGTGACGGCCCGGTAGATGCTTGTTTTAAAGCTATAGATAAGGTTACCGGATATAAAGCAAGGTTAGAAGATTTCCGCCTTGAGGCAGTTACTTCCGGTAAGGATGCTTTGGGCCAGGTAAGCCTTAAGCTTAAAATTAAGGATTCTATTGTTAGCGGGCGCGGAGCAAGCACGGATATAGTTGAAGCGGCAGTTAAGGCATATATTGATGCTGCAAATAAACTAGAGAATAGATGACCTCAGAGCCGAAACTTTACCCCCACACCAATTGTAATAGAAAAAAAGGCGCAATTGGTGTGGGGGTGTACGGTTTAGTAGGTTTTCCCATCAAACATAGCCTATCTCCCAGCATGCATAATGCCGCATTTTCTAAATTAAAAATAAAAGCCAAATATAAATTATTCGAGTTAAAGCCCAATCAGCTCAAGGTTTTTTTAGGTAACTTAAAGAAAAAAAATATTTGCGGGTTTAATGTTACTCATCCTTATAAAGAACAGATTCTTGGATTTTTAAATAGTAAATCTTCAGGGGTAAAGGAAATCGGCGCAGCTAATACGGTGGTAGTGGATTATACCGGAAGATTAAAGGGCTTTAATACGGATTATCTAGGATTTGCCGCCCATCTTAAGGAATTAAAGGTTAAACCTAAAAAAGTAGCGGTAATTGGAGCCGGAGGAGCTTCTCGGGCAGTTTGTTTTGCTTTAGCCAGGATGAAAATTGATGAGCTTTGTATTTATGATATCGATAAATTCAAGTCTTTAAGCCTTTTTAAAAATTTAAATTCAAATTTTCCTGAAACTCAATTTAACGTCGCCAGCCGAATTGCAGATTTAGAAATAGGAAATAAAGATTTATTAGTTAATGCTTCTGCGGTTGGTATGCGCACGACAGATCCATGCTTAATTGATCCTAGCGATTTGCATCAAGGTTTATTTGTTTATGACCTTATTTATAATCCTCTTGAAACAAAATTAATTACTTTAGCTAAAGCGCGCAATTTAAATTTTTCTAACGGTTTAGGCATGCTTTTGTATCAGGGAGTCTTTGCTTTTAAATATTTTACCGGCAGAGTTGCTCCTGTTGAGACGATGAAAGTGGCGCTTTTGAAAGCCTGCCTGCCGGTAGGCAGGGAGTAAAAAAAGGAGAAAAAATGATTACCCAAGTAATTGTTTTTATTTTTGGTTCTATTGTTGGCAGTTTTTTAAACGTTTGCATTCATCGCATGCCTAAAGGTGAATCTGTAGTTTGGCCGCGTTCGCATTGCCCGAAGTGCCAAAAAAGAATACCCGGTTATGATAACATTCCTTTTATAAGTTTTATTTTGCTTGGTGGGAAATGCCGTTTTTGTAAAGAAAGGATATCTTTACGTTATTTGTTGGTTGAGTTCCTAACCGCATTCTTAATGCTTGCGCTTTTTAATCATTTCGGGCTAAACTACAGCTTCTTTTTGTATATGGTTATGATCTGGGGTTTGATTATCGCTACCTTTGTGGATATTCCCCACCGTATTATTCCGGATGAAGTATCAGTAGGAGGAATGATTATCGGTTTTATTATGGTTTCCATTACCGGTTTTAATTTTGGCCCGGTAAGATTTACTTTTATTCCTATGATAGAATCTTTAAAGGGTATAATCGTAGGTGGCGGGATAATTTATTTGACTGGCGCTATTTTTGATTTGATTTATTTTAAATTGCTCAAGCGTCCGGCAATCGGAGGAGAAACCGAGTCGATGGGTGGAGGGGATGTAAAGCTTTTGGCGATGATTGGTGCTTTTGTGGGATGGAAATTGGTGCTGCTTACTTTTTTTCTAGCTCCATTTTTAGGAATAGTTATCGGGATTATAAATTTAGTTACAAAAAAAGATCATACCATACCATACGGCCCCTTTCTTTCAATTGCTGCATTATTATCTTTATTTTGGGGAAATAGAATAATTCAGTTAATTTTTCCTATAATGTAGATACGCAAAATTTTGCGTTTCTACAAAAGTGTCTGCCATGCTTTTTGTGGCTGTCACTTTTGTCTAGCTTATAGTTAATCAAATATGCCCGAATTAAACCTTCAAGATACCCTCATTAAAAGTATATCCAAGGATAATTGGAAGGAGGTTGGTTTTAAAAAACGCGCTGGTGTTTTGATTCCGCTCTTTAGCGTCTATTCAAAAAATAGTTTTGGTATTGGTGATTTTGGTGATTTAAAACTAATTATTGACTGGGCAAAGTCTACCTCTAATTCCATAGTCCAACTTTTACCGATGAATGAAGTTGGTTCTTTATTTTGTCCTTATGATGCTCTAAGTTCCTTTGCTCTTGAGCCGTCCTATATTTCTCTAAGAGATTTTCCTGAATTAGTTGGAAAGTATACAAAAGCGCGTCATTCTGACCCGTGCAGCGCGAAGGGGAAGAATCTCGGTGCAGAAGAGATCCTTCAGTCGGCCGTAGGTCTCCTTCAGGATGACGATAAAGGGCCTCATTATGTTGATTATTCTGTAAAAGAGAAGAAGCTTAAGCTACTTTGGGATGCTTTTCTGGCCACCGATTTAAGCGAGGGGATAGATTTTGAAGAATTCCAGCGAAAGAATTTTTATTGGTTGAGCGATTTTGCGCTTTTTAAAGTGTTAAAAGATCATCATCAAGGCAAGCCATGGTATGAATGGGGAGAGAAATTTAAGGATCGTCAGCAGCAGGCTTTACAAGATTTCCAGCAGGAGAACATAGAAGAGGTTACCTTCCAGATGTGGCTGCAGTGGTTACTCTTTAAGCAATTTAAAGAGGTAAGCGCATATGCCAAAAAAAATAATATTCTTTTAAAAGGGGACCTACCGGTTTTAGTTTCCCGTGACAGCGCCGATGTCTGGAGCCATCCGCAATTCTTTAAGCTTGATTTTGCAGTCGGGGCTCCTCCGGATATGTATTGCGCGAAGGGCCAACGCTGGGGTATGCCTACTTATAATTGGGAAAATATTGCCAAAGATAACTTCCATTACATAAAAGAAAAATTAAAATATGCAGAAGAGTTTTATAGTATCTTGCGCATTGACCATGTGGTTGGGCTTTTCCGTATCTGGAGCATTCCTTATAATGATCCAGAGGAGAACCAGGGGCTAAATGGTAAATTTGATCCTTCTGATGAGGGTCTCTGGTGTCAGCATGGGCAGAGGATTTTAAAAATCTTAATAGAAAATACTAAAATGCTACTTTGCGCAGAAGATTTGGGTATGATACCTAAATGCTGCACTGATACTTTACTAGAATTTGGTATTCCTGGTAATGACGTCCAGCGTTGGGTAAAGGATTGGAACAGGCGGCATGATTTTTTATTACCGCAGGAGTATCGTAAGCTTGGGGTAACCATGCTTTCAACCCATGATACAACGAATTGGAAAGCTTGGTGGAAGTATGAAGCGGGCACGGTAGATGAGTGTTTGTTTATGAGAAAGTGTAATGAGCGAAAAATTGATTTTACTAGTGTTAGTTTAAAACTTTTTGATACTGCTCTTTCATTACATGGCAGGTTACGTTGGAAAAAAGAGATTGATAGCGTGGATAAACTGTTATTGGAATTAGGCAAAAGAAGAGAAGAGGTAGGAGATTTTATTGATCTTTATGAAAATACCTATGGTGAAAAAGAAAAACTCTGGAAGATTCTGGGTTGCTCCGGCGTAATGACAGAGACCGCTAGTAAGGAGTTATTAGCTAAAGTAACCCAATTTATCTTAGGTTCTCAGGCAATATTCTGTATTAATTTAATCACGGATTATTTAGGATTAGCAGATATATTTAAAGGTGATTCTTATCAGTATCGTATAAATGTTCCGGGAATAATTAGCCCAAAAAACTGGTCGTTACGCCTGCCGCTTAGTCTGGAGAAGTTACTGGTTCATCCGCTTAATCAACAGATCCGCAAAATGATTACTATTTCGGAGAGGATTTAACTTAAAGTAAAAATATATGGGTATTTTGCAGGGCGCGAAATATTATATTTCTAAAAGTATGGGTAAGGCGATCATGGATTATGAGATGATTACCGACGGCGATAAAATAGCGGTGGCTATTTCCGGGGGTAAGGACAGCTTGACTTTGCTTAAGTTCTTAAAGGATAGGCAAGAGTTTGTGCCAATTAAATATAAACTATTGGCTGTGCATGTGGATATGGGGTATCCTTGTCATCATCCGAAAATCCTTGCAGAGTATTTTAAAAAGATAGGCGTAGATTATCATATTGAGAAAATAGATATATTGAAAGGTAAAAGCCGTAAAGATATCTCTTGTTTCTGGTGTTCATGGAACCGGCGTAAGGCGCTTTTTGAAGTGACTAAGCGTTTTGGATGCACTAAACTTGCTCTTGGTCACCACAAGGATGATATTATTGAAACTACCCTAATGAATATGTTTTTTAATGGTGAAATATCGTCAATGAATCCCAAACAAGTGCTTTTTAAGGGGGCAATAACCATTGTTCGGCCGCTGGCTTATGTGGATGAAGATTTGATTGTGAAAATGGCTAAGGAATTAGATTTTCCACATCATAAATGCACTTGTCCAAATTCCGTCACTTCCAAACGTACTAAGATTACTGAAATTATCAAAGAGCTGAAAAAAGATTGCCCGGATATAAAGACCAATATTTTTAGAAGCATAAAGAGGATAAGGCCGGAGTATTTACTTTGAGAGGAGTATTTATTCTGCTATACTAATAACTATGATATGGCTTATAGTTTTAATATTTTTAGTAATTGGCGTTTTTGTTATCGGAATAGCTCTTAAGATATCCTCTCAGGTTAATGAGCGTCTGAATCAGATGAATCAATCCCTGCAGGAGGCCAATAAGATTATTGGGGCTAATTTAGGCAGTGCAACTAGCGCTTTTGGTAACGTTAAAGAGCAGCTGGGAAAACTAGAGGAGACTAATAAACAGATTATTTTGATCAGCCGTGATATTTCAAGCTTACAAGAACTTCTGCGCGCCCCGAAATTCCGCGGCTCTATGGGTGAAACATTTCTGGAAAATTTACTTTCCCAGGTTTTGCCCAAAGAGCATTACCAGGTGCAATATAGTTTTAAAAGTGCTGATACTGTGGATGCAGTTATCCGTTTGGGAGAGCGGTTGGTTCCGGTTGACGCCAAGTTTAGTTTAGAGAATTTTCAGAGGATGATCGAGGCCTCTGATGAACCAACAAAAGATCTTTTTCGTAAAAAATTCATTCAGGATATAAAAAACCGTATCAATGAAATTTCCGCAAAATATATTTTACCAGCGGAGAATACTTATGATTTTGCTTTAATGTATATTCCTGCGGAGAATGTTTATTATGAGGTAATTATCAAAGAGGACATTTTTTCTTATAGCATGGCAAAAAAAGTTATTCCTGTTTCTCCAAATACATTTTATGCGTATTTACAGGTGATTTGTTTAGGGTTACGCGGTTTAAAAGTAGAGGAGAATGCCAAGGTAATTTTAAAAAGTTTGAGCGCACTTTCCATTGAAACAAATAAATTTAAGGAAGATTTTAATATTTTGGGTAACCACCTGTTTAACGCTAGTACCAAGTATAACGACGCGCAGAAACGCTTTGAAAAGGTCTCTGAACGCCTGATTAATATTCAGGATACTAAATCTATAGAGACTTAAATAGTTGTTGTCATCCTGAGTCCGCTGTAGGCGGACGAAGGATCTCAAGAGATTCTTCGTCGAGGCTTCGCCTCTCCTCAGAATGACAGCAAGTGGTAATTAAAAAAATAATTTATGATTTTTAATGTTCGTGTTTGCCCGCGTTCAAGCCGTAATTATGTCGAAGAGATTGGGAGTAATTTGAGAGTCCATCTGACTAAGCCTGCAGTTGATGGGCAAGCCAACAGTCAATTAATTGATTTGGTGAGTAAGCATTTTAAGATAAAGAAATATCAGGTAAATATCAAAAGCGGGGAGAAATCTCGTAATAAATTGGTAGAAATAGATGCAACCTTATAACCCATTAGAAAAATTTAAGATAAATTTAGTGACTGCTGCCTTTAGTAAAAGGCAGGATGGTAACATGTCTTTATGTTATGGGGATACCAAAAACTCCCTCAAAAACCGCCAAAAATTCCTTGATGCTATTAATATCGATTATCGCAATCTTATTTGTGCCCAACAGGTGCATGGGAAAAATGTTAAGTATGTAACTGAGGCAGATAAGGGGAGAGGGGCTTTAGATTATGGAAGTTCCTTTGCCGATACGGATGGTTTTTTCACTGATAAAAAAGGAGTTTCTATTGCTATTTTAAGTGCGGATTGCCTCTCAGTTTTTATTTATGATCCTAAGAGGCCGGCAATAGCCATTCTGCATGCAGGTTGGCGTGGTACTGAGCAAAATATTTGTGCTGAAGGAATCAGGGTTATGCAGGATAAGTTTGGCAGCCACCCGCATAGGATGTTTGTGGGATTTGGCCCTTCAATTCGTTCCTGCTGTTTTGAAGTAGAAAAGGATTTTAAAAGTAATTTTCCCTTTGGTTTAACTAATCAGGAAGGCCGTATTTTTATGGATATTGCTTTGGTGAACCAGCAGCAGCTAATTAATGCCGGAGTTAGGGAAGAGAACATTTTTGATCCCAAGATTTGTACTTTTTCCGATAATGACAATTATTTTTCTTTTCGCAAAGAAGCTGATAATGCCGGCCGCCTAGTTTCAGTGATAATGCTTAAATGATAACCAAATATGCATTGGAGTTTATTTTGCACGCAAAAGACAGCTCACCGAAAATTATCAAGAACACTTTAGCGGAATTTGGCAATGAATTGACTATTGTGGATTGTCAAAAGGATACAGAAAGTTGTAATTATAAAGTAAATATGATTACCGAGGACCCCACTTTAGTTTTTGATCTTTGTTCGCAACTGGGCAGGATCAGATCTGTTAAAGTGCAGGAGAGTTAAGTTAGAAACAAAGGGACCGTTTCTATTTTTCTAGAATTGGACCCGAGAAAAATAGAAACGGTCCCTTTGTTTGCCTTTATTTGTTTGAATGCCGAAGTTATTCATGATATGATTATAAAAATTGGAGATTAATTTAAATTATGTATATCATTATTCTAGTTACTGCAAGTAATAAAAAAGAGGCTCAGTGCATAGCTATAAGCCTGATTAGTTCTAAATTAGCTGCTTGCGTCAATATTGTAGATAAAGTTGATTCTTTATTTTTCTGGGAAGGTAAAATTGACAGGGCTAAAGAATGCTTGTTGGTTATTAAGTCCAAGAAGGCAAAATTATCCAAAATTATTAAATTAGTTAAGTCTCTGCATAGTTATGAAGTTCCGGAAATTATTGCCATTCCAATAGTTACCGGAAGTTCGTCATATTTAAGGTGGATTGATGCATCTCTTAGGTAGCCCGTTTGATTTTCTGATTGCTTTTTTTGGAGGGGTATTGGCTAGCCTTACCCCGTGTGTTTATCCACTCATTCCGATTAGTGCAGGTTTTATTGTCGGTAACGCGCAAAATTCGAGAAGCAAAGGATTTTTCTTAAGCCTAGCTTATGTTACAGGTATTGCTATTACTTATGCATCTTTGGGAATTCTTGCAGTATTGAGCGGAAGTATTTTTGGTAAGTTTAGCTCTAACCCAATAGTTAATCTTATTTCAGGTGTCTTCATATTGATTTTTGGGCTTTTTATGTTTGACATATTTCATTTTAATTTTGCCTCAAATTTAAAACTCCCTGCTATTAAGAAAGGAAGTTATCTTTCGGCTTTAGGATTGGGCCTTGTTTCGGGATTAATGATCTCACCCTGTCTTACGCCGGTTTTGGCTTCAATTTTGGCATATTTGTCGATTAAGAAA
This genomic window contains:
- the ilvN gene encoding acetolactate synthase small subunit, whose protein sequence is MRHTISVLVENKFGVLARVAGLFSARGYNIASLAVSETLDPGVSYMTIVVEAKDEKVLEQINKQLNKLIDVITVTDFTKREYIDRELVLAKINYTSKDKPKLEVIFNKFVGKIVQHKADTAIVEAVGDQHQIKALLEELGKFGIKELVRTGKLAIE
- the ilvC gene encoding ketol-acid reductoisomerase, with the translated sequence MAKIYYDKDADLNLLKDKTIAIIGYGIQGRGQSLCLRDSGLRVVVSEMEGTPNFEQAKKDGFTPVSAADAAKAADIIQILTQDHVQAKVYKESIKPNLKKGKALCFSHGFNIRFKQIKPPKNVDVFMVAPKGPGALVRKMYEEGKGVPSLIAIYQDATGQAKNLALAYALALKATTAGVIETTFDEETETDLFGEQAVLCGGVSELIKAGFDTLIGAGYQPEIAYFEVLHELKLITDLIQERGISGMRRGVSNTACYGDLTRGPRIITQKTRKEMQKILKEIKSGKFAREWIKENETGRKNFDSLIKAGDEHLIEKVGKQLREMMPWMKK
- a CDS encoding prepilin-type N-terminal cleavage/methylation domain-containing protein — translated: MIRKGFTLVELIVVIIIVGILASIALTQYANMVEYGRVAEAKTRLGSMRQAVYEYYWTNGSVESMQNSDVGVSDTCSSDSYYRYRIFFSVPTIAQLWARRCTSGGKTPDSSSGYSIWYEVSPSDGYQRWHCQRGSPLSGCFGMNQ
- a CDS encoding 2-isopropylmalate synthase, encoding MEKIIIFDTTLRDGEQAPGASLNYKEKLEVARALSDLGVDVIEAGFPISSKGDFAAVHAVAKTIKSSIICGLARSIKKDIDAAVQATRPARRARIHVFLATSKIHMQYKLKKAEDEILRLAVESVSYAKKFCPDIEFSPEDASRTEKDFLYQVVEAVIKAGATTVNIPDTVGYTEPEEYGLLIQKIKNNVPNINKAVISVHCHNDLGLAVANSLSAVKNGARQVECTINGIGERAGNASLEEIVMSIDTRRDIYAGLKTGINKKNIYGTSRLVSKLTGFVVAPNKAIVGGNAFRHESGIHQDGILKERSTYEIIRGEDVGFKIEGLVLGKHSGRHAFNERLKKIGLHLNEGQVDKAFSRFKDLSDKKKDIFDDDLRTIVEDEIRLIKPVWKLDSFEVHSGTKIKPEAKVILIKGGKNISGVSSGDGPVDACFKAIDKVTGYKARLEDFRLEAVTSGKDALGQVSLKLKIKDSIVSGRGASTDIVEAAVKAYIDAANKLENR
- the aroE gene encoding shikimate dehydrogenase, coding for MTSEPKLYPHTNCNRKKGAIGVGVYGLVGFPIKHSLSPSMHNAAFSKLKIKAKYKLFELKPNQLKVFLGNLKKKNICGFNVTHPYKEQILGFLNSKSSGVKEIGAANTVVVDYTGRLKGFNTDYLGFAAHLKELKVKPKKVAVIGAGGASRAVCFALARMKIDELCIYDIDKFKSLSLFKNLNSNFPETQFNVASRIADLEIGNKDLLVNASAVGMRTTDPCLIDPSDLHQGLFVYDLIYNPLETKLITLAKARNLNFSNGLGMLLYQGVFAFKYFTGRVAPVETMKVALLKACLPVGRE
- a CDS encoding prepilin peptidase, with the translated sequence MITQVIVFIFGSIVGSFLNVCIHRMPKGESVVWPRSHCPKCQKRIPGYDNIPFISFILLGGKCRFCKERISLRYLLVEFLTAFLMLALFNHFGLNYSFFLYMVMIWGLIIATFVDIPHRIIPDEVSVGGMIIGFIMVSITGFNFGPVRFTFIPMIESLKGIIVGGGIIYLTGAIFDLIYFKLLKRPAIGGETESMGGGDVKLLAMIGAFVGWKLVLLTFFLAPFLGIVIGIINLVTKKDHTIPYGPFLSIAALLSLFWGNRIIQLIFPIM
- the malQ gene encoding 4-alpha-glucanotransferase codes for the protein MPELNLQDTLIKSISKDNWKEVGFKKRAGVLIPLFSVYSKNSFGIGDFGDLKLIIDWAKSTSNSIVQLLPMNEVGSLFCPYDALSSFALEPSYISLRDFPELVGKYTKARHSDPCSAKGKNLGAEEILQSAVGLLQDDDKGPHYVDYSVKEKKLKLLWDAFLATDLSEGIDFEEFQRKNFYWLSDFALFKVLKDHHQGKPWYEWGEKFKDRQQQALQDFQQENIEEVTFQMWLQWLLFKQFKEVSAYAKKNNILLKGDLPVLVSRDSADVWSHPQFFKLDFAVGAPPDMYCAKGQRWGMPTYNWENIAKDNFHYIKEKLKYAEEFYSILRIDHVVGLFRIWSIPYNDPEENQGLNGKFDPSDEGLWCQHGQRILKILIENTKMLLCAEDLGMIPKCCTDTLLEFGIPGNDVQRWVKDWNRRHDFLLPQEYRKLGVTMLSTHDTTNWKAWWKYEAGTVDECLFMRKCNERKIDFTSVSLKLFDTALSLHGRLRWKKEIDSVDKLLLELGKRREEVGDFIDLYENTYGEKEKLWKILGCSGVMTETASKELLAKVTQFILGSQAIFCINLITDYLGLADIFKGDSYQYRINVPGIISPKNWSLRLPLSLEKLLVHPLNQQIRKMITISERI
- a CDS encoding ATP-binding protein; translated protein: MGILQGAKYYISKSMGKAIMDYEMITDGDKIAVAISGGKDSLTLLKFLKDRQEFVPIKYKLLAVHVDMGYPCHHPKILAEYFKKIGVDYHIEKIDILKGKSRKDISCFWCSWNRRKALFEVTKRFGCTKLALGHHKDDIIETTLMNMFFNGEISSMNPKQVLFKGAITIVRPLAYVDEDLIVKMAKELDFPHHKCTCPNSVTSKRTKITEIIKELKKDCPDIKTNIFRSIKRIRPEYLL
- a CDS encoding DNA recombination protein RmuC, with amino-acid sequence MIWLIVLIFLVIGVFVIGIALKISSQVNERLNQMNQSLQEANKIIGANLGSATSAFGNVKEQLGKLEETNKQIILISRDISSLQELLRAPKFRGSMGETFLENLLSQVLPKEHYQVQYSFKSADTVDAVIRLGERLVPVDAKFSLENFQRMIEASDEPTKDLFRKKFIQDIKNRINEISAKYILPAENTYDFALMYIPAENVYYEVIIKEDIFSYSMAKKVIPVSPNTFYAYLQVICLGLRGLKVEENAKVILKSLSALSIETNKFKEDFNILGNHLFNASTKYNDAQKRFEKVSERLINIQDTKSIET
- a CDS encoding DUF167 domain-containing protein, with the translated sequence MIFNVRVCPRSSRNYVEEIGSNLRVHLTKPAVDGQANSQLIDLVSKHFKIKKYQVNIKSGEKSRNKLVEIDATL
- the pgeF gene encoding peptidoglycan editing factor PgeF; amino-acid sequence: MQPYNPLEKFKINLVTAAFSKRQDGNMSLCYGDTKNSLKNRQKFLDAINIDYRNLICAQQVHGKNVKYVTEADKGRGALDYGSSFADTDGFFTDKKGVSIAILSADCLSVFIYDPKRPAIAILHAGWRGTEQNICAEGIRVMQDKFGSHPHRMFVGFGPSIRSCCFEVEKDFKSNFPFGLTNQEGRIFMDIALVNQQQLINAGVREENIFDPKICTFSDNDNYFSFRKEADNAGRLVSVIMLK
- a CDS encoding divalent-cation tolerance protein CutA, translated to MYIIILVTASNKKEAQCIAISLISSKLAACVNIVDKVDSLFFWEGKIDRAKECLLVIKSKKAKLSKIIKLVKSLHSYEVPEIIAIPIVTGSSSYLRWIDASLR
- a CDS encoding cytochrome c biogenesis protein CcdA; translation: MHLLGSPFDFLIAFFGGVLASLTPCVYPLIPISAGFIVGNAQNSRSKGFFLSLAYVTGIAITYASLGILAVLSGSIFGKFSSNPIVNLISGVFILIFGLFMFDIFHFNFASNLKLPAIKKGSYLSALGLGLVSGLMISPCLTPVLASILAYLSIKKNIFYGGFLLFCFSYGMGLIFILIGTFGSVFSRLPKPGVWMVGIKRICASVIVLSGLYFIFTAIRRF